The sequence acatgatctcgaggatcacctttccctctttATTTGTCGaaccttggagtttcaaaatgcatgggaaaaggtggcatgtataactttttgtcaaaaggatatggatggaGGTCCTCCATTGTTTATCTCTTTTTATCATTGACTATTTGCATATTGGTCATCTGTTTCTGaagattctccatttgttgagACAGGATCTCTATTTGTGTCAATGGTGTATTGACTTGATTagtgtttcccacaaaagggatagtattggagtacctttgagctttttgaaatgtAGACCGACCATGTAGTTGTGTACCATAAGTCCAACTaggtggtgtaaagtatgcaaattgtgcATTGACATTCAGTTGAGATGAGCTAGTTATTCCCTGATTCACATTTTGGCCACTTTAGGTGGATCCAACTGAAACTGAAGGTTGAGTTATACTTGTCAAAGCAGGGTTTTGAGcttgttagttaaatgagagggaaggaggtgaatcagataaactcacaattcaatgttctaatcagattcatcctcggtagaacttacttgatatgcaactatgactgtaaatcattcaaactcataaactgataaacttgaaatatcaaaacacatttaacaccaaatttaacatggaaacccaaatagggaaaaaccattgtgggatttttgacccataaagaaaatatactcttctagagtatgctcggttaaaagccaatcctattaaaaattacataaacacattgctagatgcaacccggtcaagggatttccctcagatctataaaaatcttgcactttgttagaagtgaccttgtcaaaggatttcaaacactcaattagaatgttacctagctagaggatttacaaataagactgttaggtccattcggttaagagatttcctgtcacttacaaaaataaataacagtaataaaatatatctgcaacttcacatctgaaatgttatagcagactctatgtgctcaaaataatcttgtcataagacttatcttcctccttgttgggcttctcactctgttcttcaatcagatcttcaatcttctgtactctgtaatcacttctgcaacatcactgttcttctatttgcccgcatactttgttcatcaacatttctttatttataagcaattcctaaccgcttaatctccttaatcacatttcccatgatttattcttagccattagatcttcaaacttggctaggttcattgaatccttcaaactggaaaacattttatcttgccttgaaacttgtattccttccttggtacttgtgctcagttatgaccGTTTAATCTGTGTTTTAGATCTAACTCTAGAATTTTCAttaccgttgatccttaacaaacttcttgcatgacattccaatcttctataaatctccagctcattagcatccttcatttaataatgtattaattcatccaatgtgttctgttactgctcggttgatactcggttaattctgaactttacttggTTGACATTCTGTATTCATCTCGGTTACTGTCTCGGTAGCTTTTCTTGCTGACGACGCTCGGTGACTtattccttctttaaccgacaccaataaccttggagtttactgactggctccttgctcggtaaaatagaatactatcaaacctttactcattctattgcatgaaatcttttctccttattgagtctttgaatacacatatataggatatcaaaagaatcaaaatatcataatctcatcactgtctaactcggtaatatcttcccattgaataacttattactccccttcattttaacattctttctatcacttaccgacatctttatactcatcaaaacatactttttaagatatggcaacatcatactgaatcagaaaatcaattgcttcacatcaatgacaaaataatattattaagacagtaatcatcctttatgaattatatcatcaatctccaacaaccttctcaatatcatcataccaacaaacttattgtaatgccaacaatctccccctttggcattgatggcaataccaacttgatttattccaattgattctaactgttgttattcttctcctgttagTCTCTCCccatgtcattagtcttctccccctttgataacaatgccaaaagtaaaactgatccatgattacttcccctgtgaagtaatttccttgctattaaaacatatttaaatgtatcatcttagtctcggtcagagcatcttgtcttcattcactgtttcttgcacaactttagacaaccttctaaagtgtgtaaatcagcatcaaatcACAAATAGTATTTCGTAGAGtgatagaattgatgctttcaccaaactttgtcagtgagtactagataggggtaggacccctaacttacttctgagatactcagaagtgtcccttggcagtggctttatgaagatgtcttctatttgttcctttgtgctaacatattccagcacaactttcttttcttgaacttcttctcttagataatgatactttatagaaatatgctttgtcttagagtgcattaccggattctttgaaatgttaatagcacttgtattatcacaaaatatagttactggctcgctaactgtctcattcataccttccaacagttgtttgatccatgctatattggtacaattcaatgctgtaatGACATATTAAACTtcagttgttgactatgaaatgcatccttgtttcttgctaagacaactcactagtctttctcccaaaaagaaagctccaccacttgtgcttttcctgtcatcaatatttcctacccaatcagcatcagtatagaattttaagtcaaaatcattcctctttttatatagtaaaccataatcttcagtggctctcaagtatctgaaaattctcttgattgttgtcatatgggtttctttgggatctgcagaaaatcttgcagctatacctactgcgtgtgctatatcaggcctactatgaactacatattgcaactttccaatcatagatcggtaaagtgtctcatcaatagatgcagattcatcattctttgatagtttacaattagtagtcataggagtacttacaggtttagaatcctccattccaaatttcttcaagatttcctttatataattggattgagtaatgaaaatcccatttttcatttgcagtatttgtaaacctataaaatactttatttcaccgattaatgacatctcaaattctttgcacatttcatttccaaagttcttacatacaaaatcatttccacaaaaaataatattagcaacaaatatggctgaaatcaatattcaattatcctcatcattcttcatatacatgttgttgttttcactagtcctcataaatccaatgtttattaagtaagagtgcaacctttcataccatgctctaggtacttgctttaggccatataaagctttgttcaacttacatacctgatctttattcttcccttcaataaatccttcaggttgttcaatatagacttcttcttctagtatacctttcaaaaatgcaaatttaacatccattagatataccttgaaatttttgtaagaagcatatgccaacaatgttctcactccctcaagtcttgccacaggtgcaaaagtctcaccatagtctattccttcttcttgagcataaccattgcaaactagccttgctttattccgaatgacctcacctttttcatttagcttatttctaaaaatccactttgtattgattacatttttctcttttggtcttgggactagtatccatgttttatttttcttgatttgttcaatctcttctgtcatagcattcacccaatcttcattgcttaatgcctcttttactatcctcggttcaaactcagatatcagacatgtgttctatcttagtttgttccttgtcaccactggagcatccttatctcctataatctgacttgatgcatgatttcttttgacatattttgctaatataggctcgataggctctgtatgatcttcttcatcggctttctcggtaagacttctcagttgtacatatacaaactcttcataatcttccggttctttggaatttccttcatcattcctttctacaaattcatcaattttcacatttgcactttccactattttgttagatgatttgatcagacatttaaatgctttactcctagaggaataaccaagaaatgttccttcctcacttttctgatcaaattttccatttctgtcatctttgtaaacataacatctacttccaaatatttgaaaataacttacatttggtttcttgtcataccagatttcatatcatgtcttcatagttcctttcttcagttgtactcgattcagggtgtaaactgtagtgcttattgcttctctccaaaatatttgaggtactctcttttctatcataaaagttctggcacaatctataattgatctgtttcttcttttagctatcccattttgctgtggtgttctcggtgcagacacttgtctctttataccatgatcattgcaaaataagttaaattcattagaaatgaactctcctctatcagatcttagacatttcaattgtcttcctgtttctttttcaactcttgccttataccatttgaacatttgaaaggcttctgatttctcttttagaaacataactgacatcatccttgagtaatcatccacaaataatatgaagtatttatcaccataataactttgaactttcataggaccacaaagatcagtgtgcacaagatctaaaattcctttagaaagGGTTTcgtttgagtggtcacaatcagcagcaTTTTACAATctattgagggaggtctcccattctatagaggttatgctctataaattttttatgtaccatataggcactgagggaggcataacgtcATTTTGATAGCATGTAACACTTGTCACATATGATTTttatcacatacacatttatttatagtggtttggattacttggctttagtcgttgccacttaggtcgttcccctctcaccgaccttaatggcgccTTAAGGGAAAATCAAGAGTACAAGCCTTCTAAAGGATGTAAGTACAAAAATTTATTGAAAGCATAAAATAAGAGAGTTTGGATtcctgatcacccattgaaggggagagcataatacctatcccttcaaagacatgaaaaaaaagttctttttatctttccattgcaatgattttctattctaagtggaggtGCTGCTCCACACAGGCATGGTGTTTATTTTTAACCTTCATTGCAATTTGTGAAAGAACGGGAAagaatttgattttgttctttttaaaagtaCTAAAATAATTTTATTAGAAGATTAGAAATGACATATCAAGGACAAGAAGGAGATCAATCAAGAGActtttgaagaattgttgttcaATGTTTTTagaattaataaaatcattgaagCATTGGCGACTTATTCTATTTTGAAACATTTCCTTGGTTCTTCATATCTTTTGTGAGAGCTTattattgaaaagacaaaaaaaGTTAGAATAGAATTTTCTTTCAAGTTTTAGATGAGTGAAAGATgcatgtgtgattgaaagtgaagctccatatccatactactagcagtgtGTTGATTGCatacttgccttgtgtagtcaactagaatcattaaAGTTCatacttaacttcaattgctatttcaTCATTAATATTCTTCGTCTTGAAGGTGTTTATGTTTGAAGTTAGTGATTTGAAAACCATTAAGCGCTCCTTAGGAGATTGGAATAGCCTTGTAGAGATATTCAAAGatggcaaagcaaagcttagttgagctcACTTAAGATCGCCATTGCCTTGCATTCTTAGTTTAGCATGGCATTTCTAAACCCTActcctttttcacttttttttatcaaCCATCAGTAGATATAGGAAAAAGAGCTTTATTGCAAAATCATTTGAAGAACATCATAACCATTGAAGTTGAAGCAAGAAAGTACGTAAGTCCCCTCGCAGGTACAACAAATAAAATCaataccattgaagctatccaacacattaagacctaacataaaagaacattggagtcatctcaagtgatccttcacAAATCTTTAGCATTTCAGAGTCTTTTTATGACGAGAGGATAGAgtacctttggtattttattctgtgtttgatattgtatcaaaacaccatcaacacaTAGTATACATGTTATAATGCTAATTTATTTTACAATTCTGAATGTAGAGTGTAGTCTTGTTTTGAATCAAAGATAAGGTTGAGTGTTGCAGCCAATCTTATGCCTCCTTTTGCAAGTTGATTCTCAATAATGGGTAGACGTGAGAGAAAATAGTCATCTGCAAATGAAAGTATACAAATAGTTATggctaataaaatttaaaaataaagaaGATATAGACGGGTTATTAAATTTGATATCAATCAATATGTACCTTCCAAGATATCATCTTCCTCAACATCTTGGTAAGCCCACTTGCAAGCAAGAATGATACTCTCATCTGCATATCTATGATTAACAATTCAAATTCTCATCTATTAGTAATCAAATAAGATATTATCTTAGTTATATAAGAATTATTAATACTTAAATATCTAGATTTATTTCAtgcaaaatatatataataattaatattatattttcaacCTATAGCATTTCTACTTTGTTTAGGAATACAAATATTTTCTAGATATTGTTTCATCTACAACATTGAAGTGTTTCATGAACTATGACTAGAATTGTTTCATTGAAAGTGGGAATCCCTTATTTTGGTTAAATATTAAGAAATAGAAAATTTCATGGTATTATCAATATTATAATTGTGCTTAATGATTAACATAGTATATTTTAATACTTACAATTTAGGGCAAGAAGTTTCATCCGTGTGACACTCTTCCCATGTAGTTACATCATTTGACCAAATTTCCTATTTTAAGGACAAGAAAATAATTAAGACTAAAAAAATTATCTAAGAAATAACAACTTACAAACATAAAGATAACTATTTATGATATGAGAAGTCTAGTTTCTTCTTATGATGAagggaatgattaattttaaatatatatcaaGAAAAGAGGAAACATACAGTAATATTGGTTTGAATATCTTCTATCATAGCTTCAAGATCATTGTCATAAAAATCTTTCATGGCTGTCTCAATGATCCCACTATCCCAAATCTGTTTCCAATAAAACAACAAATTATTGAAATAGATTATAGTAGtatgtaaaattaatttttttttgttaaggaATGCAAACTGAAATTAACGAATGAGAGGTACATACTTCTTTAAATGACCTTCTTCTCGATATCAGGAAGTGGGTATCCAAGTCTTGCACTggaaatttttctatttatttttttaaaatcgtgtatttttttaatgtatttgataatattatttttttaaaatagaattaaTATACTTTTTCCAATGAAATAAATACAAGCATCTACTCAAATTAATTCTTAACACTTTGAGCTCCAATTTCATAGACAAAAGATTAAGAGATAAAAATATGTTTATAAATACTGGATAGAGATAGAACTTATGAgatagtaaaaaaaaattaatatataaaaaaaatgaaatgaattgtttgtcaaaatcaatcttgattTATTTTCATACTTGAAAAAAATTTAAgtgttttgaataatatattgaataaaataaatttaaatgaagAAAAGAATGGAAGAATCTAACATGAACTTGGGATATTTATTCTTGaaattatttctttaattaaaatatcaaataagaatatttattgaaCCATTTGTAATTGGGCTTGTATAAGATATGAAATATAATTAAAAGTACATAAAAAAATACAATAGTACATTTTATCAAATATATGTTTATTTGTATCATCTATATTTCATTATTCAAACTCATGTTTATGATATAGAACTATTCTACTCTCCaaacaaaaacaataaaatattttttcaatataaATTGCTTAACATTTACATAttaaatatcttttgaaatttaAGAAAAAATGTCTACTTGTAAGAATTATATTAACACATAAATCTTATCATGAAGAAAAACTAACATAGAATGAACTTAAGAAgcacaataatttaaaaaaatattccaATCTAAAATAATatctaaaatatttataaattttatttattaaaactataaaattgaaaaacaaaaatcaatAGACATTACTCACATGATATAAATTGCTCTTTATTTATTAATACtatgaaattgaaaaacaaaaatcaatAGACATTACTCACATGATGTAAATTACTCTTTCGACGATACCAGTATAGTTTTATTGAATTTCCACCTCTATCTGAAGTGAATCCCACATGTAAAGGCTGTAACATTTTTTTATCCAACaatttatgaatatatttttaaatacaaGATATGAGATTCGAAATAtgcttttaaaaagaaaaaaactataTCTTCTTACTATGAAATTTACATTAATGAGTTTACATCTAATAAGATGCATATAATATATGATGGTTCTTGTTAGAAACTATTTAATGAATAAGAAAAAAATGACCTGATGAATATCTCCCATAAAATGAGACAAAAACAATAAAGCTTCAGTTAAATTATCTGCAAATTTCAAGATTGTACATTAGCTTCCAATAGAAATTTCAAGACTATACATTAGCTTCCAATAGAAAGATAGATATATACATTAGCTTCAAAAGAAAAGATAATAAAAGAGAGAATCTTACAGGGCTTTCCATGAGATTTATGATCATAAGTCACAAGTTGAGAAGTATAATTTTTTATGGCTCCTTCAAGACACATCCCCTCTACTCCATGCTCATTA is a genomic window of Cryptomeria japonica chromosome 7, Sugi_1.0, whole genome shotgun sequence containing:
- the LOC131048466 gene encoding endonuclease 2-like, producing the protein MEDCDGGLVRFGNDVPYTVKGDCHNEHGVEGMCLEGAIKNYTSQLVTYDHKSHGKPYNLTEALLFLSHFMGDIHQPLHVGFTSDRGGNSIKLYWYRRKSNLHHIWDSGIIETAMKDFYDNDLEAMIEDIQTNITEIWSNDVTTWEECHTDETSCPKLYADESIILACKWAYQDVEEDDILEDDYFLSRLPIIENQLAKGGIRLAATLNLIFDSKQDYTLHSEFLACTEPIASDTDLKGENLEVLKERVFKAIDSSFGLEMLSSGLVEPAAFPPATQILAVQHKDVVVRLFTQTLTKGVADWFSHLQVGYVTDWQTMKTAFEKWFKSTDDEHSLLAQLTQMMKEIH